A window of Cytobacillus sp. FSL H8-0458 genomic DNA:
ACTCTTGGTGAAGCAAGGGAATTATCTGCAAGAGTAATAGAATCGATTCCAGCTTCCTTTAATGCTTTTGCACCTTCGAAAAAGCGGGCAGTATCAAGCTTCCTTGGCGGGTCCAGCTCAACAATTACCGATGGCCTTTCTCTCACAATATCCTGAAGAGGAGGGAGTTCTCTGGATGATTCCGGTTTCTCTGAAACAATGACTTTATTAACTGCCTTTATTTCTTTTTCCTCGATTGGAGGTAGTCCTTTTAACACATCAGCAAATGCCTTGATATGGTCAGGTGTTGTTCCGCAGCACCCTCCAAGAAGGCGTACACCCTGATTCCGGAATTCTATTGCGGACTGCCGGAAATATTCCGCATCACCTTCATAGTGAAATTTGCCGTCCGTATAAGCTGGAATGCTGGCATTTGGATATGCAGATAGGTAGGCATGTTTTGGCAAAGGTACACTTTCGAGCGTTTTCAGCATATGATGGGGGCCAAGCCTGCAATTGATTCCCACAACATCCGCCCCAATGCCGTCAAGCTTTGTTAAAGCATCTGCTATAGGAGTCTGGTTCTGAAGAACTCCAGCTTCCTGAAGTGAAACCTGTGCGATAATCGGCAAATCGGTTTCTTTTCTGGCTATAGCCAGAACCGTCTCAAGTTCTTCCAGATCATAATAGGTTTCAAGCAAAATACCATCTACATCCTCAAGCAGCAGACAATAAAGCTGCTCACGGAAGCTTCTTTTTATTTCCTCCAGTGTAATCATGTTCGGTTTGAACCCTCTGATCCCGCCGATTGTACCGGCAACATATGCGCGTCCCCCGGCAGCTTTTTTGGCAATCCGGGCTGCCGCACTGTTAATCTCTTTCACCGAGTCTTCAAGCCCATACCGCTGCAGCTTCAGATAATTCGCCGCATACGTATTGGTTTGGATCAATTCAGCCCCTGCGCCTATGTACGCTTCATGGATGTGCTGGATCTGCTCAGATTGCGATAGATTTAATTCCTCAAAACAGCTGTCGGTGCCATAGGAGTAAAGAAGAGTTCCCATCGCGCCATCTGCTATGATGATTTCATTCTTTAATTTATCCAGGAAACTCAAAGTATCACCCCCGCTGTAAAATGGATTGCTTTGTTTGTCCGGCTGCAGATAAAGCTGCCTTGAAATCTTCTATAATATCCTCTGCGCTCTCCAGGCCAACAGAAAGACGGAGAAGACTGTCTGTTATTCCGCGCTGTTCTCTTTCAGATGGAGGAATGGCTGCGTGCGACATTTTGGCAGGGTAGGAGAGGATGGATTCAACTGCTCCGAGACTTACTGCAAAAACAGGAATTTTAACATTTTCCACAAATACTCTCATCGACTTTTCATCTTCAAGTTCAAAAGAAAGAACAGCACCTGCGTTCACAGCCTGCTTCTTCTGGATTTCATAGCCGGGATGTTCAGCAAAACCGGGATAATGAACCTTCTTTACTGCAGGGTGATCATGAAGGAAACGGGCAATCTTCTCAGCTGATCTCACAGACTGATCGAGCCTAACCTGCAGCGTTTTAATGCCTCTCAAGACAAGCCAGGCATCCTGTACACCCAGAACAGCTCCAAAGGAATTTTGGAGAAAAGCCAGTCTTGCTCCTAATTCAGGATCCTTCACAACAGCTAAGCCGGCAACGACGTCACTGTGTCCGGATAAAAATTTGGTTGCGCTATGCAGCACGATATCTGCCCCTAAAGAGAGCGGTTTTTGAAGAGCAGGGGTCAGGAATGTGTTATCCACAAATGTCAGGGCTCCATGCTGTCTTGCCAGTGAACTGATGGCCTGGATATCTGTCACCTTCAGCAGCGGATTGGAAGGAGTCTCTACATAGAAAACTTTCGTGTTGGGACGGATTGCTTCTTTTACTTCCTCAAGATTTGTCATATCAACAAATGTATGCTCAATGCCAAAACGGGATAGGACCTCTGTTGTCATGCGATAGGTTCCGCCATAAACGTCTTCTGTAATGACAACATGATCTCCCTGTGATAAAAGGAGGAATGCTGTGGAAATGGCAGCCATTCCGGAAGAAAAGGCAAACCCTCTAATACCTTCTTCAAGCTCCGCGATGACTTCCTCAAGTGCTTCCCTTGTTGGATTCAGGCTGCGGCTGTAATCATATTTTCCGAACGCATCAATATCTTTTTGATGGAAAGTGGAGGCATGCTGGATCGGTACACTGACAGCTCCTGTTTCCGGGTCGAATTTTTGATTATTGTGAAGCAATTTCGTTTGGAATGTGTAATTCGTACTCATCGTACTGCCTCCTTTAAAACCTTTGCAAAAGCATGTTCAAGATCCGCCTTCAAATCTTCTGCATTTTCGATTCCAACCGAGAAACGCAGAAGCCTGTTACAGACACCGGTTTCAATGCGGATCTCTTCAGGGATGTCCGCATGCGTTTGTGTTGCAGGATATGTTATGAAACTCTCGACTCCACCAAGGCTTTCAGCAAAGGAGATTAGGGAGAGGCTCTGCAGAAAAGGATTCACCCAGGATTCTTCCTGGATCCGGAAAGATATCATTCCTCCCTTGCCTGGATAAAGAACATCTGTTATGGCATCATGGTGTGATAAGAAAGCCGCTAACTCCCGGGCATTTTTTTCATGCCGTTCCATGCGAAGAGAGAGTGTCTTCATGCCTCTGATCAAAAGCCAGGAATCAAATGGGCTAAGGACTGCACCTGCAGCATTGTGGTTCATGGCAAGATCCTCACATAACTGTTTGCCTTTTGCGACAACTAAACCGGCAAGGACATCATTATGGCCTCCAAGATACTTCGTCGCACTATGGATGACAATATCAGCTCCAAGCTTTAACGGCTGCTGAAGAAGGGGGGTGTAAAATGTGTTATCAACGATCAGCAGGATATTATGCCGTTTCGCGATGTCAGCTATCAACTGAATGTCTGTCTCTTCCATCAGCGGGTTAGTGGGAGTCTCCAGAAATATTGCTTTCGTTTTTTCAGTGATTAGCTCTTCAACATTTTCAGGAGTGCTCGTATTTACATATTTGCTCTGCAGTCCCCATTTTTTGAAGCCCTGTTCAAGCAGACGATAGGTTCCGCCGTATAAATCCTTGGAAACAATCCACTCATCTCCGGATTTAAAGAGGGAAAGAATCGTAAGAATGGCAGCCATTCCAGAACTGCAGGCATAGCCTTGATCGCCTTCTTCCAGATCGGCGATTGCTTTTTCAAGCAGCTGGCGGGTAGGATTGCCTGTTCGGCTATAGTCAAAGCCAGTTGACTGACCAATGCCTTCATGCCGGTAGGCGGTGGAAAAGTATACAGGCGGATTGACTGCACCTGTTGCTGATTCGCTCCTGTTTCCGATTTGTGCTAATTTGGTGTCAATATTATACATGCTGGTAAACACTCCTTCGTCATAATAAAAAAAAGCCTTCTATAAGAAGAAGACTTTTTAATGTGAACAGCCATTCTTCTTATCTTTCAAGTTTCTAAAAAACTTGCAGGAATTAGCACCTTTTCAATCAAAATATGATTGCTGGTTGCTGAGGCGTCGTCGGGCCTTACCCTCGACCTCTCTGGATAAGAAATCAAATATTAAATTTTCTCTAAACTTTACTACAGTAAACCGTTAAGAGTCAACACTTTTTTGAATATTTCATGTTATAAAAAATATCTGGCCAGGCATCTTGAGTCCTTCTGCCTTAAATATCTGTTTCAAGGAGGAATAAGGAGGATCTTGAACCAAAAAAACTTTCCATTACATTCTGGAAAGTTTTTTTGGGTATTCATTCTTCAATCAAATCGTTAACCGGCACATCCATTTCTTTTTCAGAATTTGCTTTTGTGTAAATGCGTGCTGTCTTAGTCTGCTCATCTACATGCTGAATGATGATCGGTATGCCATTTAAAGTGACACTGTGCACTTCAGCAGACTCAGCAATCTCTTTTGCTCTGCCTATATTCATGGAAAAACCTCCTGAATTTGAATAATTTTAATGTGCCTTAAAAAGACACATATTATTCTTTTAAAATTAGCCTGGCATAAACTGTTATAGCTAGATCTCTTTAAAGTTCAGAATATTTCCTTTATAATAATGAGGAAAATAATTTTTTCTTGGAGGGAAGCTTTTATGCAAGAACATAGTCACTGCCGTCACAGATTTGCCGAAACAGATGGGCCAGCCGTTTTCCGGACAATTGATGGCATTGAAGTGAATGTTGCCGGCAGCTTATTCCAAAAATGTACAACATGCGGTCATTTTGATTTTCCCGTAGATACCAGAGAAGCCATTGAATCTTCCCTAAAAGAAAACAGAAAAAATACCAATGAATCGAAACAAATCTATATAAACCTGGTAGAAACTTTTTAAAGCCGAAACATTTCGGCTTTTTTTATGTTCAAGTTATTTCATATTTATAAATGTTTACCCTTTTACAAATCATTTTTTTAGAATAAGTTATTGCTAAAAAATTTTTTTAATAGTTTTCCACTATATTCATGTTTTTATCTTTGTACAACTAGATTTTACGTGTTAGAATAACTGTGGAAACGTTTTATCCTCTGAAAAATATTATTATTCGTAAAAATGAATTGTTAATTCATTCAAATGATGGGTATTGTATTTTCAGGGAGAAAAAACGTATTGAATTATTCACTTACAAAACAGTTATGGAGGTAATTTTCCATGAAAAAGCCATTTAATGGTGAGGGACCTTTTGAACAGGGATTTCATGGCCCAAACCTTGGCTACGTTATTGAACTTTATGAAAGATATTTAGAGGATCCATCATCGATTGATCCTGAAATGAAAGAGTACTTTGAAAAGAATGGTTCCCCGCTTGCGAGTGAAGGAACGGCACAAATCGCTTCATCAGCAAATCAGCCAATGAATGCCGGACAGCTTGAGAAAACACTTGCTGCTATTCGCCTAGCTGATAATATCCGCACATATGGCCACTTGGCTGCCGATATTTATCCGCTGGGTAACAATAAATCGGAAGCTGCTTTATTTGAACTGAGCAAATATGGCTTAACTGAAAATGACTTGAAAGAGATCCCTGCTGGTGTCATTACTAAAGATGCCACATATCCTTTACGCAACGGACTTGAAGCAATTGAATTCCTGAAGAGCGCTTATATGGGCCCCATTGCTTTTGAATTCCAGCATATATTTGATGAAAACGAAAAAGACTGGCTCCGCCGCAAAATAGGTGCGAACAGCCACAAGCTGTCAATGCAAAAGGCGGAAAAACTGAAAGTTTTAAGAAGACTGACTGAAGTTGAGGAATTTGAAAAGTTCCTTCATAAAACCTTCGTCGGACAAAAAAGATTCTCCATTGAGGGCCTTGATACAATGGTTCCTTTATTGGATGAAATTGTCTCTGAATCCGTTTCGGATGGAGCAAAAACAATTAACATCGGCATGGCCCACCGCGGAAGGTTAAATGTTCTTGCACATGTGCTTGGGAAGCCGTATGAAATGATTTTCGCGGAGTTCCAGCATGCGCCGAATAAAGAACTTGTTCCTTCTGAAGGATCCATCGGAATCAATTACGGCTGGACAGGCGACGTGAAATATCACCTTGGTCTGGATAAACAGATCAAAGATGAGAATACGACCATTGCCAGACTGACATTGGCTAACAATCCGAGCCATCTTGAATTTGTAGGTTCACTGGTTGAGGGCTACACGCGAGCTTCACAGGACAACAGAACAAAGGCCGGTTATCCTGAAGTAGATCCAAAAGCTGCTTTATCCATTATCATTCATGGAGACGCAGCATTCCCTGGTCAGGGAATTGTAGCAGAAACACTTAATCTCGGACAGCTGACTGGCTATAATACTGGCGGTTCGATCCATATCATTGCCAATAATACAATTGGTTTCACAACAGAATCACATGATTCACGCTCTACCAGATATGCAAGTGATCTGGCCAAAGGGTATGAAATGCCAATTATGCACGTTAATGCAGACGAACCTGAAGCAGTAGTTGCAGCGGCAAGGATTGCCTGCGAATATCGTGCTAAATTCCAGAAGGATATCCTCATCGACTTAATCGGATACCGCCGTTTTGGACATAACGAGATGGACGAGCCTATGACGACGAATCCTCTTATGTATAATATTGTACGCAAGCGGCCAACCGTGAAAGCGCTGTATGCTGAAAAGCTTTTAAATGAAAAGATCATCAGCAAAGAGGAAGCTGAAGGCGTCCATAATGAAGTACTGGAAAAAATGAAGGCAGCCTATGAAAAGGTGCCAAAAGAAAAGAAGGAAGCTGAGTTAACCGATCCTCCTGAAACTGTCGAAAAGGGTCTGCCAAAAATTAATACAGCCGTTTCAATTGATAAACTAAAGCAAATCAATGAAGAATTATTAAAATGGCCGGAGGATTTCAAAGTATTTGATAAACTCGGCAAAATTCTGCAGCGAAGATTGGAAGCGCTTGAAGGGGACGGCAAGATTGATTGGGGTCTCGCAGAAACACTGGCATTTGCAACCATCCTATCTGATGGTACACCTGTCAGACTGACTGGCCAGGATTCAGAGAGAGGAACATTTGCTCAAAGAAACGTTGTTCTGCATGATCATACAACAGGAAAAGCGTATTCACCTTTGCATAAGCTCTCAACTGCCAAGGCTTCATTCGCTGTCCATAATAGTCCATTATCTGAAGCCGCTGTTGTAGGCTTTGAATATGGATATAATGTATTTGCCCCGGAAACGCTTGTTTTATGGGAAGCTCAATATGGTGATTTTGCCAACGCAGCACAGGTAATGTTTGACCAGTTTATTGCTGCCGGCCGTGCAAAATGGGGCCAAAAATCTGGTCTAGTCATGCTCCTCCCACATGGTTATGAAGGACAGGGACCTGAACATTCAAGTGCGCGCCTGGAAAGATTTCTGACTCTTGCAGCTGAAAATAACTGGACAGTTGCCAATCTTTCTTCATCAGCACAGTACTTCCATATTTTAAGAAGGCAGGCTGCTATACTCGGAAAAGAGGAAGTTCGTCCGTTAGTGATCATGTCTCCGAAGAGTCTGCTGCGCAATCCGACTGTCGCTTCAAATGGACTGGAATTGAGCGAAGGAGAATTCCGATCGGTTATAGAACAGCCTGGTTTAGGTCAAAATCATGAAAAAGTGAAACGCATCATTCTTGGAACAGGAAAGATCACAATTGATTTAGCCGAAAACCTGAAAAACTATCCGGATCAGGATTGGTTCCATATTTTACGTGTGGAAGAAATCTATCCGTTCCCAATGAATCAGATTAAAGACATCTTAACACGTTATCCAAATGTGGAAGAAATTGTCTGGATTCAGGAAGAACCTAAAAATATGGGTGCGTGGAATTTCGTTGAACCTAGACTGAAAGAAATCGCAGGCAGCCATATCGATGTCAGCTACATCGGTAGAAAACGCCGATCAAGCCCGGCAGAAGGCGACCCGACTGTTCATAAGAAAGAACAAGCACGTATAATAGATGAATCACTAACTCGCAAGCAAGAAGGAGGAAATTAAGGTGGCAGAAATCAAAGTTCCAGAATTGGCGGAATCCATTACAGAAGGTACGGTGGCACAGTGGCTGAAACAGCCTGGTGACACTGTTACTAAAGGTGACTATGTTGTCGAACTTGAAACGGACAAGGTAAATGTTGAAATTATTTCTGAACACAGCGGAGTTTTACAGGAAATCAAAGCCCAGGAAGGCGACACGGTTAACGTAGGTGAAACCATTGCTATCGTTAATGAAAGCGGAGAAGCTGCACCTGCACAGGATAAAGCGGAAGAAAAGCCTGAAGCAGCTAAAGCGGAAGAGCCAAAGACAGAGGAGCAGCCTGCACAGCCTGCTGCTGAAGAAAAAACTGGCGGGCAGCGTCCAATCGCTTCACCGGCAGCACGTAAACTGGCAAGAGAAAAAGGCATTGATCTAAGCCAGGTGCCGACAGCCGATCCACTGGGTCGAATCAGAACACAGGATGTTGAATCCTTTAATCCTAACCAGGCAAAACAGCAGGCTCAAACACCAAAACCGGCAGCAGCTTCCAAACCTGCTGAACAGCCGTCAGGCGGAAAAGAAGTGGAACGGATCAAAATGTCCCGCCGACGCCAGACAATTGCAAATCGCCTGGTAGAAGTTCAGCAAACGGCAGCCATGCTGACCACATTCAATGAAGTGGACATGACAAATGTAATGAACCTTCGCAAGAAGCGGAAAGATAAATTCTTTGAAGAAAATGATGTAAAGCTTGGCTTCATGTCATTCTTCACCAAAGCGGTCGTTGCAGCACTTAAGAAGAATCCTTACTTAAATGCTGAAATTCAAGGCAATGAAATCGTTCTGAAAAAATTCTATGATATTGGTATCGCTGTTTCAGCTCCTGAAGGTCTTGTCGTTCCGGTTGTCCGTGATGCAGACCGCAAAAACTTTGCGGAAATCGAAAAGGATATCATGGACCTTGCAGTGAAGGCAAGAGACAATAAGCTTGCTCTTTCAGATCTGCAGGGAGGAAGCTTCACCATCACAAATGGCGGTGTATTTGGCAGCATGATGTCTACGCCAATTCTGAACGGACCTCAGGTTGGTATCCTTGGAATGCACTCCATCCAGCTGCGCCCGGTTGCGATAGATGCTGAAAGAATGGAAAACCGTCCAATGATGTACATCGCACTATCTTATGACCACCGCATTGTTGACGGAAAGGAAGCTGTAACATTCCTGAAACGCGTCAAAGAACTGATTGAAGATCCGGAAAGCCTTCTTTTTGAAGCCTAATAACTAATGAAACCAGAGTGGAGTTCCGCTCTGGTTTTTTTAATAGCATAGGAAACTATAAAAATGAACGATATTAATAGCTCTGTGGAAGAGTGTCTGCATCCAGCTCCAGCGCCTACCCCCTCGAGGTGTCGGGGGTGAGCAAGGCGCTTCCGCTTTCGTTATGGAAAATTATTTGCATTAAGGAAACAATGTACAGGTTATGAATAGTATATTAAAAAGCGGGTGATAACCTTGAAAAGAAGGCAAATGAAAATTCTGCAGTATAGTGCGTTGTTAAAGAAATTAGGGGTTATAAGTGAAGAGGAATATGAAAATATAAAAAAAGCAAACAAACTTACAGCATACGTCCGAAGATAATAAAAAAAGCGGGAATAGCTCCCGCTCTACATATTCACTAAGTATTTGGCTAACTAATATGGATTTTGAAACTTACTCTTTAAACGGTCTTAAGCCCCGTTTTTGAATCTCCGTTTTTAATATCCTAATCCATTCCTTTTCAGACCCTGACTTTAATGCATCACGATACGAGACGACCAGCTGCTCATTACTCATAATTTTCATTATGCATACCTCCTGGTTAAATGGATTGAATATTCTATTTTTTATTATTGTAAAGGTTTTTTAAGATTTTGTGAACCCTTTATAAAGAAAAGATTTATTACATTCTGGTGACATTTTTCTGCATATTCTTTTCACACTATCAGACAGTAGACTGTGTTATACAGAAAAAGGTAAAATTTATATAACTACTGAATAAAGGGAGAATCTGCATATGAATGTAACGCTTGATCATATTGTCCACTTTATAAAGGCTGAGCCGGCTGCTGCTGCTGCAAAATGGAGGGATCAAGGATATAAGGCAATATCAGGGGGGAGCCATGAAAACTGGGGAACATATAACAGCCTCTTGTACATTGGGCATTCATACCTTGAGTATTTATCAATTGAAAAGAATCATATTGCCTCAATGAGCGATAATCCGCTTATTAAACAGCTGACAGAAGAAATCCGACTTGGAGAAGGGATCGGCCAAATCTGCTTCCGAACCAATAATATTGAAAAGCTGCAGAGTGAATTAACGGGAAAGGGCTTTGAGACTTTTCCAATCTTTGATGGAAGCAGAAAGAGGGCTGATGGAAGCATCCTTTCCTGGAAAATGCTCTTCATAAAGGAAAATCCCGATTATATATACCCTTTCTTTATCGACTGGGGCATGGAAGACGATAATAGATTTGAAGAACTGGAACAACTTGGCCTAATCGATGAGAAGCTTGCCACTAAAGAAATTGCAGCAGTTTATATAGCTTCAAAAGACTTTGAAAAATCTGCGGCAGCATGGCAGGAAATCATTCCGGCTTCCGGGTCTGATGTTTACATTAGCAATGACGGAAAAGAAAAGAGAGCTTCCATTCTGATTGGTTCAGTTAAAATCATCTTTTGCCAGCCATTATACGAGAATGGAAGGACAATGGAGGTTCTTCGTAAAAGGGGGGAGAAGCCCTTTGCTGTTCAATTAGCGCCAAGCCTAGAAAAAGAACTATCACTATTTGAAGGTCTTTATTTTTAAAGGCGAGTGAGAATTTTCAGCTTTAACCTGCTGCTCCTTTATAAGGACAGTTTTTTTAATTGAATTTCAGGTAAAGAAAATTTATAAAATATCACTATATGAAAATATTGAATATTCAGCAATATGTGTTAACATAAAATGTAAGCGTTTTAAATCAGCATCTTAGAGAAATCTTTTGCATAATGATTAGATCATATACCAAGGAGGATTTCTGGATGACGGAATTATTGAATCTTACAGTAGGGAAGCTCCTGGAGGAGAAAGCCGGCCTTCACCCTGATCATGAAGCTGTAGTTTATGCCGATCGCGGGCTCCGAATGAGTTATAAGGAGTTTAATAAATATTGCAGGCTTGCTGCCAAAGGGTTTATGAAGCTGGGTCTTGAAAAAGGAGAGCATATTGCCGCATGGTCGACAAATACGCCAGAATGGCTCACATGCCAGTTTTCTACAGGCAAGATGGGGGCTGTCCTTGTAACCGTAAATACAAACTATCAAGCTGCTGAACTTGAATATCTGTTAAAGCAATCTGACAGTACAACAATTGTGCTAATGGAGAAGTTCAGAGACACCTCTTACATAGAAATGCTGTACAGCATCGTTCCGGAACTGAAGGATTCCGAACCGGGGCAGCTGAAAAGCAAGAGGCTTCCTTTCTTAAAAAACGTTATCGTCATGGGAGAAAAGCGCTTCCCTGGTACCTACAGCTGGGAAGATATTATCAGGATGGGCGAATCGGTCACAGACAGTGAACTCGATGAGCGGATGGAAAGCCTTGACCCTGACGA
This region includes:
- a CDS encoding VOC family protein; the protein is MNVTLDHIVHFIKAEPAAAAAKWRDQGYKAISGGSHENWGTYNSLLYIGHSYLEYLSIEKNHIASMSDNPLIKQLTEEIRLGEGIGQICFRTNNIEKLQSELTGKGFETFPIFDGSRKRADGSILSWKMLFIKENPDYIYPFFIDWGMEDDNRFEELEQLGLIDEKLATKEIAAVYIASKDFEKSAAAWQEIIPASGSDVYISNDGKEKRASILIGSVKIIFCQPLYENGRTMEVLRKRGEKPFAVQLAPSLEKELSLFEGLYF
- the sda gene encoding sporulation histidine kinase inhibitor Sda, whose translation is MKIMSNEQLVVSYRDALKSGSEKEWIRILKTEIQKRGLRPFKE
- the metC gene encoding cystathionine beta-lyase; the encoded protein is MSTNYTFQTKLLHNNQKFDPETGAVSVPIQHASTFHQKDIDAFGKYDYSRSLNPTREALEEVIAELEEGIRGFAFSSGMAAISTAFLLLSQGDHVVITEDVYGGTYRMTTEVLSRFGIEHTFVDMTNLEEVKEAIRPNTKVFYVETPSNPLLKVTDIQAISSLARQHGALTFVDNTFLTPALQKPLSLGADIVLHSATKFLSGHSDVVAGLAVVKDPELGARLAFLQNSFGAVLGVQDAWLVLRGIKTLQVRLDQSVRSAEKIARFLHDHPAVKKVHYPGFAEHPGYEIQKKQAVNAGAVLSFELEDEKSMRVFVENVKIPVFAVSLGAVESILSYPAKMSHAAIPPSEREQRGITDSLLRLSVGLESAEDIIEDFKAALSAAGQTKQSILQRG
- the sucA gene encoding 2-oxoglutarate dehydrogenase E1 component, which codes for MKKPFNGEGPFEQGFHGPNLGYVIELYERYLEDPSSIDPEMKEYFEKNGSPLASEGTAQIASSANQPMNAGQLEKTLAAIRLADNIRTYGHLAADIYPLGNNKSEAALFELSKYGLTENDLKEIPAGVITKDATYPLRNGLEAIEFLKSAYMGPIAFEFQHIFDENEKDWLRRKIGANSHKLSMQKAEKLKVLRRLTEVEEFEKFLHKTFVGQKRFSIEGLDTMVPLLDEIVSESVSDGAKTINIGMAHRGRLNVLAHVLGKPYEMIFAEFQHAPNKELVPSEGSIGINYGWTGDVKYHLGLDKQIKDENTTIARLTLANNPSHLEFVGSLVEGYTRASQDNRTKAGYPEVDPKAALSIIIHGDAAFPGQGIVAETLNLGQLTGYNTGGSIHIIANNTIGFTTESHDSRSTRYASDLAKGYEMPIMHVNADEPEAVVAAARIACEYRAKFQKDILIDLIGYRRFGHNEMDEPMTTNPLMYNIVRKRPTVKALYAEKLLNEKIISKEEAEGVHNEVLEKMKAAYEKVPKEKKEAELTDPPETVEKGLPKINTAVSIDKLKQINEELLKWPEDFKVFDKLGKILQRRLEALEGDGKIDWGLAETLAFATILSDGTPVRLTGQDSERGTFAQRNVVLHDHTTGKAYSPLHKLSTAKASFAVHNSPLSEAAVVGFEYGYNVFAPETLVLWEAQYGDFANAAQVMFDQFIAAGRAKWGQKSGLVMLLPHGYEGQGPEHSSARLERFLTLAAENNWTVANLSSSAQYFHILRRQAAILGKEEVRPLVIMSPKSLLRNPTVASNGLELSEGEFRSVIEQPGLGQNHEKVKRIILGTGKITIDLAENLKNYPDQDWFHILRVEEIYPFPMNQIKDILTRYPNVEEIVWIQEEPKNMGAWNFVEPRLKEIAGSHIDVSYIGRKRRSSPAEGDPTVHKKEQARIIDESLTRKQEGGN
- a CDS encoding H-type small acid-soluble spore protein, which produces MNIGRAKEIAESAEVHSVTLNGIPIIIQHVDEQTKTARIYTKANSEKEMDVPVNDLIEE
- a CDS encoding methionine biosynthesis PLP-dependent protein — encoded protein: MYNIDTKLAQIGNRSESATGAVNPPVYFSTAYRHEGIGQSTGFDYSRTGNPTRQLLEKAIADLEEGDQGYACSSGMAAILTILSLFKSGDEWIVSKDLYGGTYRLLEQGFKKWGLQSKYVNTSTPENVEELITEKTKAIFLETPTNPLMEETDIQLIADIAKRHNILLIVDNTFYTPLLQQPLKLGADIVIHSATKYLGGHNDVLAGLVVAKGKQLCEDLAMNHNAAGAVLSPFDSWLLIRGMKTLSLRMERHEKNARELAAFLSHHDAITDVLYPGKGGMISFRIQEESWVNPFLQSLSLISFAESLGGVESFITYPATQTHADIPEEIRIETGVCNRLLRFSVGIENAEDLKADLEHAFAKVLKEAVR
- the odhB gene encoding 2-oxoglutarate dehydrogenase complex dihydrolipoyllysine-residue succinyltransferase, producing the protein MAEIKVPELAESITEGTVAQWLKQPGDTVTKGDYVVELETDKVNVEIISEHSGVLQEIKAQEGDTVNVGETIAIVNESGEAAPAQDKAEEKPEAAKAEEPKTEEQPAQPAAEEKTGGQRPIASPAARKLAREKGIDLSQVPTADPLGRIRTQDVESFNPNQAKQQAQTPKPAAASKPAEQPSGGKEVERIKMSRRRQTIANRLVEVQQTAAMLTTFNEVDMTNVMNLRKKRKDKFFEENDVKLGFMSFFTKAVVAALKKNPYLNAEIQGNEIVLKKFYDIGIAVSAPEGLVVPVVRDADRKNFAEIEKDIMDLAVKARDNKLALSDLQGGSFTITNGGVFGSMMSTPILNGPQVGILGMHSIQLRPVAIDAERMENRPMMYIALSYDHRIVDGKEAVTFLKRVKELIEDPESLLFEA
- a CDS encoding bifunctional homocysteine S-methyltransferase/methylenetetrahydrofolate reductase, which codes for MSFLDKLKNEIIIADGAMGTLLYSYGTDSCFEELNLSQSEQIQHIHEAYIGAGAELIQTNTYAANYLKLQRYGLEDSVKEINSAAARIAKKAAGGRAYVAGTIGGIRGFKPNMITLEEIKRSFREQLYCLLLEDVDGILLETYYDLEELETVLAIARKETDLPIIAQVSLQEAGVLQNQTPIADALTKLDGIGADVVGINCRLGPHHMLKTLESVPLPKHAYLSAYPNASIPAYTDGKFHYEGDAEYFRQSAIEFRNQGVRLLGGCCGTTPDHIKAFADVLKGLPPIEEKEIKAVNKVIVSEKPESSRELPPLQDIVRERPSVIVELDPPRKLDTARFFEGAKALKEAGIDSITLADNSLASPRVCNSALGYLVKQQTGLRPLVHVTCRDRNIIGLQSHLMGLHALGLNDILAVTGDPARVGDFPGASSVYDVSSFELISMIKQLNEGLSFSGKDLGQKAAFSVAGAFNPNVRSLEKAVGRLEKKMEHGADYFISQPVFSEEKLLEVHEAVKDLKAPVYIGLMPLTGSRNAEFLHNEVPGIKISDSIRSRMALLKDDPARAGAEGIAIAKSLIDAAAELFNGIYLITPFMRYEMTVELSNYARETTERLSRRKQHA